A stretch of DNA from Nitrospirota bacterium:
ATGACAACAAGTTGGTTGCCCGTGGCACGCAGACCTATAACGAGCTCGCAACCTCCGATAGCCAGCGGAACATCAGCCGTCTCCGGGCACTCTTTTACGAACATTCAAGTCAGGATTCGTATCTGGTTCGTGTCGGACGGCAACCAGGCAATAGCGGCGGTATTCTGGATTATCGTTTCGATGGCGCATGGGTTCGCTACATAGCCGTGCCACAATTGCTAAGCCTCAATCTGGTCGGAGGGCAGCCGAGGCAATTCAATTTCACCTCCAATTATGTGCCCGATGATCCGCGCAACTTCAGCTTGAACGGGGAACGCTATTTTTATGGTGCGAATGTGGACATCGGGCCACTGTGGCAAGCCTGGAGTGGAAATGCCTATTACATTAATCAGATGGTGAACGGAGTAGTAGATCGACGGGCAGTCGGCACGGAACTTCGGTATGCCGCAAATGGCAAGAATGCCTTCGGTTTGATCGACTATGACATATCCTATGGCGCACTCAATATCGCGATGCTCAATGGTTCATGGGTGACAGAGGGCACAACCTACACTATCTTGGCCGATCATCGACGAACTCCTTATCTCACAACCACCAACGCCCTATTCGGAGTCCCCAATGCCTCACTTGACCTCATTAACACGGCGAATGAATCTGCGCTTCGCGCCCAAGCAAAAGCCATCACCGCAACCAGCGATTTATTTCTGGCGGGAGTGCTCCACGCGGTGAGCCAGAACTGGCAACTCGGCGGGGATGTCCGTTACAACCGGATCTCTGGGACGTCGGCTAACAACTGTCTGGTCATCTTGCCGGGAACAAGCACCATCTTTCTCAATCCGAATGCGATAACGGATGCACCATGCTCCTTACAGGCACTCCCCGGGACTGGAAATATATGGACGTATTCGGCTCAAGCAATTGGGGCGAACTTTCCGTTTGAGGGTACGACCTTCGTGGCGAATGCCAGCTATGTCACGAGCCAGGCATACAGAGGTCAATCACTTACATTAAATTCATTGGCTCGTCTCGGACCGCGATTGCAGTTCGATACCCTTCTCCTCCTCTATCACCAAACCGATAGCTTCGACGTGGAGCTGTACCGCGTGACTCCGACGGTTCGGATAAACTATCGCTTTCTCGACAGCTGGACCTTCGAAGCCACAGGCGGATTTGAGAAAACGCAGTCGGAGAGTTCGACGCAAAAGGATACGACGTCGAGACAATTCTTTTTCTTTGGTCTGCGGTGGGACTTTTCATAGCTCGCATAATATGACCATTGGTACAGGGGTCTGTGAGACCCTCGTATCGGTGCTCAACTGCTTCCGGGAGGAATTACAGGCGCATGACGCTCATATTCTGGCTCATCGCATCAGCTATGACCTTAGGCATAATCGGGCTCCTCTTGTGGCCATTGCTAAGGCGGACCACTGTGATGGCAACGGGAGAGTGTGAGAGCAGACTGGCGGTCTATCGGCAGCAGTTTGCTGAACTGGAGCAGGACCGTAAGAATGGCACGTTGAACGATGAACTGTTTCAGCAGGCACAGCGTGAACTCGAGCGACGGTTGCTCGATGAGTCCGGGAGCACGGACCTAGTGCCGGCTGTGGTGCGACGGCGGGTAAACAGTCTGTTGGTGGCGGTCCTGTTGGCTATTTTCATTCCAACAGCGAGTCTGGGGTTGTACTGGGAACTCGGGAATCCGCTCGCAGTGATCCATCCATCTGTGCCCGCGTTGTCGGCTCAGGGAAACGCGGATTCCGGGCACCAAACTGCTGAAGGGATGGAGGTTCTGTCGGAACGTCTGAAGGCAAAACTCGAGCAGAATCCCGATGATGGCGTGGGATGGGCGCTCCTCGCCCGTTCCTATGTCGAAATGGGCCGGCACAACGATGCCGTGATGATTTACGAGAAAGCCATGAAGTTGCTCCCCGATGATCCTCAGCTGCTCGTCGACTACGCCGATGCTCTCGGCGTGCTGCATGGCCGAAAGTTGATGGGGAAGTCTGAATGGTTGATTCGGCAGGCGCTCAAACTCGATCCGAACCATGTCAAAGCGTTGATGCTGGCCGGGACTGTGGCGTTTGATCGCAAAGAGTTCAGGCAGACGGTGAGGTATTGGGAACGGGCCAGCGCTAACCTTCCGACAGATGCGGAGGGGGAGGTTCGGCAAGAGTTACTCTCCGGTATCAATGAGGCCAAGAGATTCGCCGGCGAAAAACCGACGATAGTCAAGGCGGTCAGTGATGCGGCATCTTCGACGATGCCAGGTAGTCAGGCTGCCGCAATCAGCGGGACTGTGAATCTGGCGCCGCGTCTTGCTGCGAAAGCCGTCTCAATGAATACATTGTTCGTATTCGCGCGCGAGATAAATGGCCCGCCCATGCCGGTTTCGATCGTGCGGGCTACGAAACAGGATATGCCCTTTATGTTCCGGCTCGATGACTCAACGAGTCCCATGCCCTCCAGAAAACTCTCCAGCGCAGGAACGGTAATGATTGTGGCCCGTTTGTCGAAATCCGGCCAGGCCATGCCACAAAGTGGAGACCTGGAGGGGGTGAGTCAGCCGGTGAGACCGGGAGCGAATAAGATCACCGTCGTCATCGATCATGAAAGACCCTAGCACTGAAAGGGCAGCATGTCGCAATCCTATCTCATCACGCTCCTCTATATTCCGCCGGTGATCGTTGCGCTGGCTCTGTATTACCGCCGCCATCGTAAGAAGGACACGCACCATCGCGCTCGCCTAGCAGAGACGGTGAAAGCCGGCATCCCGGAGCCACTCAGTTTGCATCCCGTCATCGATACCAACAAGTGTATCGGCTCAAGCGCTTGCATCAGTGCCTGTCCGGAACAGGCGCTGGGGATAATTAGGGGAAAGGCCACGCTGGTCCAACCAGATCACTGCATCGGCCACGGGGCCTGTGCGGCGGCCTGTCCGGTTGAGGCGATTACGCTGGTGTTTGGGACGGAGAAGCGCGGCATCGATATCCCTCAGGTCAAACCGACCTTTGAAACTAACGTCTCCGGCATCTTCATCGCCGGGGAGTTGGGCGGGATGGGGTTGATCCGAAAGGGAGTCGATCAGGGAAAACGAGCGATCGAGACGATTCGGAAAAACAAGAGCAAGGGGGGCGAGCTGGATGTAGTGATCGTCGGCGCCGGGCCGGCCGGTATTTCCGCCTCGCTGGCGGCCAAAGAGTCAGGATTGCGATTCGTGACGGTCGAACAGGAAGACTCACTCGGCGGCGCAATCTACCACTACCCGCGTCGGAAAGTGGCCATGACAGCGCCCATGACGCTGCCCATTGTCGGCAAGTTCAATAAGTTCGAAATCAGCAAGGAGGAATTGCTCGAGTTTTGGAGCGGAATAATCAAACAAACCAGCATCAAGATCAATTTTTCTGAGCGTATGGAAGCAATCACGAAAACGGGAAGCGGATTCCTGGTGAAGACGTCAAAGGATGGATACAAAACCAAGAACGTACTTCTAGCCATTGGCCGGCGTGGCACGCCCCGCAAGCTCGGTGTGCCTGGCGAAGAGCAAGAGAAAGTCGTCTATCGCCTTATCGACGCCGAACAGTATCGTGGGATGCATGTGTTGGTGGTAGGAGGGGGTGACAGTGCGGCGGAGGCTGCTCTGTCCATCGCAGCTGAGCGAGGGACCACGGTTACCATTTCCTGTCGCGGCGATGAAATCTTTACCCGCCCGAAAGAGAAGAATCGTCAGCAGCTCAAACAAGGCGTGGAGAAAAAGAGGATGACGGTGTATCTGAATGCCAACGTAAAAGAGATCGGAACAGACCGCGTGACACTGATTCACGAGGGAAAAGAGATCGAAATGAAGAACGACGCCGTGATCGTCTGCGCGGGCGGTACGCTCCCGACTCCCATGCTTAAAGAAATCGGCGTCATGGTCGAGACTTACTATGGCACGGCTCTGGCCAAATGAATGTACCCTCTTTCCCTGAAACGTGTCTCGGGAGAATCGTGTCTTGCAAAGAACTATAGTCCTGACCGTGAACGACGATTCATGCTTTCACGAGTAACGAGGTGCCAGAGCAGATGATAATGAAGGAGGTGCCGATGAGAAATCGAGTGATTGGACTTTGTGTTATTGCCTTATTTTCGGCGTCGTGCGTCACCTCTCAGACCCTCCCGCTGGCGCAGGAAGGCCCCCCACAATCCTCCAGGGGAGGTTCGGCTCTGTCCGCTGTGCAGGCGTTACGCGCCAGCGCCGAGCAGGGGAATGCCGAAGCGCAGTTCCACCTGGGTCTCTTGTACGACCATGGCCGCGGGCTGCCCAAAAATAAAGGCGAAGCGCTCCGGTGGTACCGCCGCGCGGCCATGCAAGGGGATACGTTTGCCCAAAACTCTCTCGGGGACAATTACTGGGAGGGCACGGGTGTGCCGAAGGATGATCGAGAAGCCGTAAGGTGGTGGCGGCTTGCGGCAGACAAGGGATTTGTCCCAGCACAGCATAGCCTGGGGAAGATCCTGGCAGGTGGCGGACAGGGGGTGCCGGCGGACAAACCTCACGCATATATGTGGTTGATGCTGTCTGCTGCTCAGGGTGACGACGAAGCAGCCAGACAGAGCGACCTCCTCGCCAAGCAATTGGGGCCCTTGGGAGTCGCGAACGCAAAGAAACTGGTTAATCAGTGGAAGCCGACTCGCGCCAGGATGACAGGCAACAAGATCATGCAGTAACGTAACGACAGAGTCCCATTCGATCCTCTTACCGCCAAATGACCTTCGCAATCCACTTAGCCGAGCAACACCCGTAATACCCCTCTTGAGTAGGGCGAGCCTCTCCGAAAGTAGTGCGTAGCTATCCCCCTTCAAAATTGGGTGGCCTCCCACTCGAAAAGTCGTAGTTGCGCGACTGCGTCGTGAAGTCGCAGGCGCGTATACCTGTGCCCAGGGAAACAATCATCAGTCGCCAGCCGAGATATCAAGGGATGGATGAACGATCAATGAGGGAGATGAGGCGTGGGCAAATCGGAAGAGTCGAGGTGGTGCGCCTCAACCTCGGATAAGGCCAGAAAGCGAGAGTCGCTTCATCACAGTTCTTCACAATGGAGGTCGTATCATGGAGAGTCGGACGAAAGAGTTTGTGGCAAGGCTAATAGTACGTGCGGATCGGACATCCCGATCCTTGCTTCAGGTGAGAGTGCGCCGAAGGCGAATTCGCGTGACAGCAGGGTTCATTGGCGTGGCCATGGGCATCTTGTTCGCCGGCAATGCCTATCAGGTGTTGGCGGACCCGCTGCCGGGCGGCACATTGGATCCCCTGCTTATTCCGAAGTATGTCACGCATCTCGTCATTCCGCCGGTGATGAAGCAGACTGCCTCTGCGCCGGATCAGACGGACGACTATGCGATC
This window harbors:
- the ccmI gene encoding c-type cytochrome biogenesis protein CcmI; translation: MTLIFWLIASAMTLGIIGLLLWPLLRRTTVMATGECESRLAVYRQQFAELEQDRKNGTLNDELFQQAQRELERRLLDESGSTDLVPAVVRRRVNSLLVAVLLAIFIPTASLGLYWELGNPLAVIHPSVPALSAQGNADSGHQTAEGMEVLSERLKAKLEQNPDDGVGWALLARSYVEMGRHNDAVMIYEKAMKLLPDDPQLLVDYADALGVLHGRKLMGKSEWLIRQALKLDPNHVKALMLAGTVAFDRKEFRQTVRYWERASANLPTDAEGEVRQELLSGINEAKRFAGEKPTIVKAVSDAASSTMPGSQAAAISGTVNLAPRLAAKAVSMNTLFVFAREINGPPMPVSIVRATKQDMPFMFRLDDSTSPMPSRKLSSAGTVMIVARLSKSGQAMPQSGDLEGVSQPVRPGANKITVVIDHERP
- a CDS encoding NAD(P)-binding domain-containing protein yields the protein MSQSYLITLLYIPPVIVALALYYRRHRKKDTHHRARLAETVKAGIPEPLSLHPVIDTNKCIGSSACISACPEQALGIIRGKATLVQPDHCIGHGACAAACPVEAITLVFGTEKRGIDIPQVKPTFETNVSGIFIAGELGGMGLIRKGVDQGKRAIETIRKNKSKGGELDVVIVGAGPAGISASLAAKESGLRFVTVEQEDSLGGAIYHYPRRKVAMTAPMTLPIVGKFNKFEISKEELLEFWSGIIKQTSIKINFSERMEAITKTGSGFLVKTSKDGYKTKNVLLAIGRRGTPRKLGVPGEEQEKVVYRLIDAEQYRGMHVLVVGGGDSAAEAALSIAAERGTTVTISCRGDEIFTRPKEKNRQQLKQGVEKKRMTVYLNANVKEIGTDRVTLIHEGKEIEMKNDAVIVCAGGTLPTPMLKEIGVMVETYYGTALAK
- a CDS encoding sel1 repeat family protein: MRNRVIGLCVIALFSASCVTSQTLPLAQEGPPQSSRGGSALSAVQALRASAEQGNAEAQFHLGLLYDHGRGLPKNKGEALRWYRRAAMQGDTFAQNSLGDNYWEGTGVPKDDREAVRWWRLAADKGFVPAQHSLGKILAGGGQGVPADKPHAYMWLMLSAAQGDDEAARQSDLLAKQLGPLGVANAKKLVNQWKPTRARMTGNKIMQ